A window of candidate division KSB1 bacterium contains these coding sequences:
- a CDS encoding ABC transporter ATP-binding protein: MARVRLAGIRKSFGALAAVQELSLDIAEGEFFSLLGPSGCGKTTTLRMIAGFETPEHGRIFFNDEDVTARRPNQRNTGMVFQSYALFPHLTVFENVAFGLRARKRPESEIAANVHEALQLVAMNELARRPVTQLSGGQQQRVALARALAIKPAILLLDEPLSNLDARLRHSTRSELKRLQRRLGITTIYVTHDQEEALALSDRLAILDHGVLQQVGTPEEIYKNPANLFVMNFIGATNVLRGRVSRGQGNSLTIRGATWEMQFPGGHASLAAAAEVQLAFRPEHVMLGESDAVAGEALRIEGRWHGLEYAGSHWLAQITVDGIVCTALISDEVKHALLGPQAWLPAEGREVTMRIARRHVRLFPG, from the coding sequence ATGGCGCGCGTGCGGCTGGCAGGGATTCGCAAATCTTTTGGCGCGCTCGCGGCGGTGCAGGAGCTCAGCCTGGATATTGCCGAGGGGGAATTCTTCAGCCTGCTGGGACCGAGTGGCTGCGGCAAAACCACCACCCTGCGCATGATCGCCGGCTTTGAAACGCCGGAGCACGGCCGGATTTTTTTCAACGACGAGGATGTGACGGCGCGGCGGCCGAATCAGCGCAACACCGGCATGGTTTTTCAAAGTTATGCGCTGTTTCCCCACCTCACGGTTTTTGAAAACGTCGCATTCGGCCTGCGCGCGCGCAAACGACCTGAATCCGAAATCGCGGCGAACGTGCACGAGGCGTTGCAGCTCGTGGCAATGAACGAGCTGGCCCGGCGGCCGGTGACCCAGCTCTCCGGCGGCCAGCAACAGCGCGTCGCCCTGGCGCGCGCCCTGGCCATCAAACCGGCAATTCTGCTGCTGGATGAGCCGCTCTCCAATCTCGATGCCAGGCTGCGTCACAGCACCCGCAGCGAACTCAAGCGTCTGCAGCGCCGCCTCGGCATTACCACCATCTATGTCACTCACGATCAGGAAGAGGCCCTGGCGCTTTCCGACCGCCTCGCCATTCTTGATCACGGCGTGTTGCAACAGGTGGGCACGCCGGAGGAGATTTACAAGAACCCGGCAAATTTGTTCGTGATGAATTTTATCGGCGCGACCAACGTGCTGCGTGGCCGCGTCAGCCGTGGACAAGGCAACAGTCTCACCATCAGAGGCGCGACCTGGGAAATGCAATTTCCCGGCGGCCATGCTTCGCTAGCGGCGGCCGCTGAGGTGCAGCTTGCCTTCCGGCCGGAGCATGTGATGCTGGGAGAAAGCGACGCTGTGGCAGGAGAGGCATTGCGGATCGAAGGCCGATGGCACGGCCTGGAGTATGCCGGCTCGCACTGGTTGGCTCAAATCACGGTTGACGGCATTGTGTGCACCGCGCTCATTTCCGATGAAGTCAAACACGCGTTGCTCGGGCCACAGGCCTGGTTGCCGGCCGAAGGCAGAGAAGTAACTATGCGCATTGCGCGCCGGCATGTGCGTCTGTTCCCGGGCTGA
- a CDS encoding iron ABC transporter permease, with protein MRKPSPFTLAALAALLAALVLTIYFPLGTMLLESLRVVDPATGSMSFSPAHFARLFSLRASGSLQALIGSLKISLLSVVLSALAGVPLAILYTRFQFPGQKLFGVLATLPLLLPPLVGVIAFFILMDETGILPRILQHVLATSSPPLVMRGVPAILLVHTYSFYVFFYLLTRNALTGLDRSLEEAALGLGASRGRLWWRVILPQLRPALLGAAMLVFMNSMASFTAPYLFRDDWRFLSLEIYNAKLKGDLPLAMAQSVVLAGISIVFVFVMRWYGNRHTPGRGSKGVAAPAQMVTSRWQKFALTAAGSIVTLLVMLPQLTLLLMAFVKNGTWTAEILPDTFTTANFAELFRSRKMAEPWWNSLWMSAVATALGTILALAAVLLATRSKHLLPGMAGLLEISVMLPWAVPGTVIAMALIAAFITPHWFTGGRILVGTSAIMVLAYFVRHLPIQFRAMAAAHAQLDPALTEAAHNLGAGGWMVFRRVTLPLILPGVIIGSVTAFVIALGEFVSSILLFTPSNRPLAVAIFSELREFDLGSVAAYSVLLAVLIAVTLALAQKFQGPQQPGFTA; from the coding sequence GTGCGCAAGCCTTCTCCCTTCACGCTCGCCGCACTTGCGGCGCTGCTCGCGGCCTTGGTGCTCACGATTTACTTTCCGCTGGGCACGATGCTGCTCGAAAGTCTGCGGGTGGTCGATCCCGCGACCGGCAGCATGAGCTTTTCACCGGCCCATTTCGCGCGCTTGTTCAGCCTGCGCGCCTCCGGCAGTCTGCAGGCCCTCATCGGCAGCTTGAAAATTTCGCTGCTGAGTGTTGTGTTGAGCGCGTTGGCCGGCGTGCCGCTGGCGATTCTGTACACCCGCTTTCAGTTCCCCGGACAAAAACTGTTTGGCGTTCTCGCCACGCTGCCGCTGTTGCTGCCGCCCCTGGTGGGCGTCATCGCCTTCTTCATTCTCATGGACGAAACCGGCATTTTGCCGCGCATCCTGCAGCATGTGCTGGCCACCAGCTCGCCACCGTTGGTCATGCGTGGTGTGCCCGCCATTCTGCTGGTGCACACCTACAGCTTCTATGTTTTCTTTTATCTGCTGACCCGCAACGCACTGACCGGACTGGATCGCTCCCTGGAGGAGGCGGCTTTGGGGCTGGGCGCAAGCCGTGGACGCTTGTGGTGGCGTGTCATCCTGCCGCAACTGCGGCCCGCCTTGCTCGGCGCGGCCATGCTGGTGTTCATGAATTCCATGGCCAGCTTCACCGCGCCCTATCTGTTTCGCGATGACTGGCGCTTTCTGTCGCTCGAAATTTACAATGCCAAGCTCAAGGGCGACTTGCCGCTCGCCATGGCGCAGTCGGTGGTGCTCGCGGGCATATCAATCGTCTTCGTCTTTGTTATGCGGTGGTACGGCAATCGCCATACCCCGGGCCGCGGCAGCAAGGGCGTGGCTGCGCCCGCGCAAATGGTCACCAGCCGCTGGCAAAAATTTGCCCTGACGGCCGCCGGCAGTATCGTCACCCTGCTTGTGATGCTGCCCCAGCTCACGCTTCTGCTCATGGCCTTCGTGAAGAACGGGACGTGGACCGCGGAGATCCTGCCGGACACTTTCACCACCGCGAACTTTGCCGAATTGTTTCGCAGCCGAAAAATGGCAGAGCCCTGGTGGAACAGCCTGTGGATGTCTGCCGTGGCCACGGCATTGGGCACGATTTTGGCCTTGGCCGCCGTGTTGCTTGCCACGCGCAGCAAACACCTGCTGCCAGGCATGGCCGGCCTGCTCGAGATCAGTGTCATGCTGCCCTGGGCAGTGCCGGGCACGGTGATCGCCATGGCTTTGATCGCGGCATTCATCACCCCCCATTGGTTCACCGGCGGCCGCATCCTGGTTGGAACTTCTGCCATTATGGTGCTGGCCTATTTCGTGCGGCATCTGCCCATTCAATTTCGCGCCATGGCTGCCGCGCATGCCCAACTGGATCCGGCACTGACGGAGGCGGCGCACAACCTGGGTGCCGGTGGCTGGATGGTATTTCGCCGTGTGACGCTGCCGCTGATTCTGCCCGGTGTCATCATCGGTTCAGTTACCGCCTTCGTGATTGCGCTCGGCGAATTTGTCTCCTCCATTTTGTTGTTCACTCCCTCCAACCGGCCGCTGGCGGTGGCGATCTTTTCCGAACTGCGTGAGTTCGACCTGGGCAGTGTCGCGGCCTACTCGGTCCTGCTCGCCGTGCTCATCGCCGTGACACTGGCGCTGGCACAAAAATTTCAGGGCCCGCAGCAACCTGGTTTCACCGCCTGA
- a CDS encoding polymer-forming cytoskeletal protein — protein MLTRKDNAEAERSSGELNTIIGRGSVFEGTLTVQSSLRVDGKVVGNVQVSDALIVGKEGEIEGEVRVRNAIIGGRVRNRILASGKVVLEAKSVVHGEVKTSRLVIDEGAIFEGRCTMSDDDKAASLPENASRGNRPGTMNMEVMSRHEAAAAR, from the coding sequence ATGTTGACAAGAAAGGACAATGCTGAAGCCGAACGCAGCAGTGGTGAACTGAATACGATTATCGGGCGCGGCTCAGTTTTTGAAGGAACTCTCACCGTGCAGAGCAGCTTGCGAGTGGATGGCAAGGTGGTTGGCAACGTGCAAGTGAGTGATGCCTTGATCGTCGGCAAGGAGGGGGAAATCGAAGGGGAAGTGCGCGTGCGCAATGCCATCATCGGCGGCCGGGTGCGCAACCGCATTCTGGCGAGCGGCAAAGTGGTGCTCGAGGCCAAATCGGTGGTGCATGGCGAGGTGAAAACCTCCCGGCTGGTGATTGACGAGGGTGCCATTTTCGAGGGCAGATGCACGATGAGTGACGACGACAAGGCGGCCTCTCTGCCTGAAAACGCCAGCCGCGGCAACCGGCCGGGCACGATGAACATGGAGGTCATGTCCCGGCACGAAGCGGCTGCTGCACGATGA
- a CDS encoding polymer-forming cytoskeletal protein has product MKFSFLSKLFGDAAGSQPPPAQRPQRDLRDFETPLFASRPAPPNPKPVVPRTTTSQPSKNVMEDTGKTGDLNTIIGKGAVIDGTIKVQNSMRLDGRVTGHILTTDALVVGKDGEIRGEVRTKNAVIGGLVNGQVFASGKVVLESRAVLKGDIKTTKLMVNDGARFDGNCSMSEDGGVKALTHGQSPAEATRAGDFSRSAAGRH; this is encoded by the coding sequence ATGAAATTTTCATTCTTGAGCAAGCTCTTTGGCGACGCCGCTGGCAGCCAGCCGCCGCCGGCGCAACGCCCGCAGCGGGACCTCCGGGATTTTGAGACACCACTCTTCGCCAGCCGGCCGGCGCCTCCCAATCCCAAACCCGTGGTACCGCGAACCACAACTTCACAACCTTCGAAAAACGTCATGGAAGATACTGGTAAAACCGGCGACCTCAATACCATCATCGGCAAGGGTGCTGTCATCGACGGCACCATCAAAGTGCAAAACAGCATGCGCCTGGATGGCAGGGTGACGGGGCATATCCTCACCACCGATGCCCTGGTGGTCGGCAAGGATGGTGAGATTCGTGGTGAAGTCCGCACCAAGAATGCCGTCATTGGCGGTTTGGTGAACGGGCAGGTTTTTGCCAGCGGCAAGGTGGTGCTGGAGAGTCGTGCGGTTTTGAAAGGCGACATCAAGACCACCAAGCTCATGGTCAATGATGGTGCGCGCTTCGATGGCAATTGCTCGATGAGTGAAGACGGTGGCGTCAAAGCCTTGACCCACGGCCAGAGCCCTGCCGAGGCTACCAGAGCCGGTGATTTCAGCCGCAGCGCTGCCGGCCGGCATTGA
- a CDS encoding gliding motility-associated C-terminal domain-containing protein: MFQQTLRNLLLGGLLCTAPIWAQEAPSALHPKGARFISADTLLLGNGLVTVQVLAASDTSKTPPNEITVAGAFTVGTPTKRLLFGFGQALYSSHLNVRVDGRTYSNIPYHSGAEPLRVTAAPHRAGGAIRCEYAVGDVSIMQRLTPVQFSRTTGAVFIEYEIVNHSPLPHLVGVLLQLDTQVAGNDAASILTRFGYSRRDTVFTAPAIPEFFQAFETTRGPGDTLGLIAQGTLNGNGAVQPNLFIIGNHFDLKTVSWEYTPVAGFYDDSAVLLRWDEQYLQSGEHRVVATYYGVGDVASNVGAPLTLHLAVASSLSATRGVLSPNPFEVNLLVNNRLTQTVSAVQARLLLPPGLLLAFNEQATKLLADPILSPAETSTASWRVVAQCPPADTTLNLTVQVSGLPQVAKAITDSIFIPSCAVPVPDFEVVAAPSLRSLTAGETADFQISLKAFDGFNQEVALSFSPILPGIEGSYVPERIFPGQTSLFRLHTNRSLLAGEYSFNVIGQAGSLRRSAVVRVQVVPAALPDFQIVIQPRNRSLVAGDSTTFQVGVTALAGFNQEVVLSLAPALPGMNGSLAPARVLPGQRAILALRTGRDLLAGDYAIIITGQGAGLTRSDTALVHVVAAPPLDVKPPLFINFNPAPDDSEVPPQTAIALEIVDDITGVDSASIRMQVNGVPVIPAITGAQQRLAVVYQPGSPFRLNETVRVQVAAADRSRPANADSVAYSFRIRPDTAPPFVTERHPGRNSRNVALHTDIRLEVRDLDSGVDSSTIALHLDGTRVQPVISGTPAQYFVHYLPPRAFRDNQTVHVRLETRDLASPANILSPPEEYTFTTVRDSLAPRLIDPFPAPSAINVPANIEIRASLEDDLTGVARETIVLAINQQTVEPILTEIERGFQLHYRPAAGPAPGDTVFVHLRARDRASTPNELSRTYYFVMARDRDQEPPYATRQSPAPGATNVPVTAGISVHIIDNGSGVDRNALQMSINGQAVSPVITGHPGDYLLTHQPPTPWPYNARITVVVQSQDLAVPPNIMPPDTFAFEVVQDISPPFVTDLTPANGATEVSAATNISFLVRDEGAGVDRSSIQLRVNHVNVVPQISGTADAYAVHYQPVQEFLPGERVALEIQAQDLSTPPNRATVSSFFTVGQSLPDLIAVELVPVGEFSAGRPGQARGRVRLEARAPVAGVQIHFLADGRVWQDTTLASVVPGRDIDLPVSFIFQERGSHTLSLVCDPAGVLREASETNNQQHLLIQVAELQVLSGKLVVRPNPFTPNGDGFNDVVEFDFSGLNIVNPTLQIFDANGIPLLTNNRHSGKRMQWNGRDERGRELLPGVYLYSLQEKGRNVASGYVVLAR, encoded by the coding sequence GTGTTCCAACAAACGTTGCGCAATCTGTTGCTGGGCGGGTTGCTGTGCACCGCGCCCATTTGGGCGCAGGAGGCTCCCTCCGCCCTGCACCCGAAAGGCGCGCGCTTCATCAGTGCCGATACCTTGTTGTTGGGCAACGGGCTGGTGACGGTGCAGGTGCTGGCCGCGAGCGACACCAGCAAGACACCGCCCAACGAGATTACCGTGGCGGGCGCTTTCACGGTCGGCACACCCACCAAGCGCCTGCTTTTCGGCTTTGGCCAAGCGCTCTACAGTTCCCACCTGAACGTTCGCGTAGACGGCAGGACATACAGCAACATCCCCTACCACAGCGGTGCCGAACCATTGCGGGTGACAGCTGCACCACACCGCGCCGGCGGTGCGATCCGATGCGAATACGCCGTTGGTGACGTGAGCATCATGCAGCGCCTGACGCCCGTGCAATTCAGCCGCACCACCGGTGCCGTCTTCATCGAGTATGAAATTGTCAACCACTCGCCCCTGCCCCATCTCGTCGGTGTGCTGCTGCAGCTCGACACCCAGGTGGCGGGCAACGACGCGGCCTCGATTCTCACCCGCTTTGGCTACAGCCGCCGCGACACCGTCTTCACCGCTCCCGCCATACCGGAGTTCTTTCAGGCCTTCGAGACCACGCGCGGTCCGGGCGACACGCTGGGGTTGATCGCGCAAGGCACGCTCAACGGCAATGGTGCGGTGCAGCCCAACCTCTTCATCATAGGGAATCATTTCGACTTGAAAACGGTGAGCTGGGAATACACACCCGTCGCGGGTTTTTACGATGACAGTGCCGTGCTGCTGCGCTGGGATGAACAATATCTCCAATCCGGCGAGCACCGTGTCGTTGCGACTTATTACGGTGTCGGAGATGTCGCCAGCAACGTCGGTGCACCCTTGACCCTGCACCTCGCTGTCGCGAGCAGCCTGAGCGCAACTCGCGGTGTGCTCTCACCCAACCCCTTCGAGGTCAATCTGCTGGTCAACAATCGGCTCACTCAAACCGTGAGTGCGGTGCAGGCCAGGCTGCTCCTGCCGCCCGGCTTGCTGCTGGCCTTTAATGAGCAAGCCACCAAACTGCTGGCCGATCCCATTCTCAGCCCGGCCGAAACCAGCACTGCCTCGTGGAGGGTGGTGGCGCAATGTCCGCCGGCGGATACCACATTGAATTTGACGGTGCAGGTTTCCGGGCTGCCACAAGTCGCGAAGGCGATAACCGATTCCATCTTCATCCCCAGTTGTGCCGTCCCGGTGCCGGATTTCGAGGTGGTGGCTGCGCCGTCGTTGCGATCGCTAACAGCGGGTGAGACTGCGGATTTTCAAATCTCGCTCAAGGCTTTCGATGGTTTCAACCAGGAGGTCGCGCTTTCTTTCTCGCCCATCCTTCCCGGTATCGAGGGCAGCTATGTGCCCGAAAGGATTTTCCCCGGGCAAACGTCCCTGTTCAGACTGCACACCAACCGCAGCCTGCTCGCGGGAGAATATTCCTTCAACGTAATTGGGCAGGCCGGCAGCCTGAGGCGCAGCGCTGTGGTGCGCGTGCAGGTTGTGCCTGCCGCGTTGCCGGATTTTCAAATTGTCATCCAGCCGCGCAACAGGTCTCTCGTTGCAGGCGATTCCACCACCTTTCAAGTCGGGGTTACAGCGCTTGCAGGCTTCAACCAGGAAGTCGTACTCTCCCTCGCACCCGCCCTTCCCGGCATGAATGGCAGCCTGGCGCCCGCCCGCGTTTTGCCCGGGCAGCGCGCCATACTCGCGCTGCGCACCGGACGCGATTTGCTCGCGGGGGACTATGCCATCATTATAACAGGCCAGGGGGCCGGCTTGACGCGCAGCGACACGGCACTGGTTCATGTGGTGGCGGCCCCGCCGCTGGATGTCAAGCCGCCACTGTTCATCAATTTCAACCCCGCCCCGGATGACAGCGAAGTGCCGCCACAGACCGCCATCGCACTGGAGATTGTTGACGATATCACCGGCGTTGATTCGGCCAGCATTCGCATGCAGGTGAACGGCGTGCCGGTCATACCGGCGATTACAGGCGCGCAGCAGCGCCTGGCGGTGGTTTATCAACCCGGCTCGCCATTCCGTTTGAATGAGACGGTGCGCGTGCAGGTGGCCGCGGCGGATCGCAGCCGGCCGGCCAATGCTGACAGTGTGGCTTATTCGTTTCGCATAAGGCCCGATACGGCCCCGCCGTTTGTGACCGAACGCCACCCCGGACGCAACAGCCGCAACGTCGCGCTGCACACCGACATCCGCCTGGAAGTGCGTGATCTGGATTCCGGCGTGGACAGCAGCACGATCGCCCTCCACCTTGATGGCACAAGGGTGCAACCCGTGATCAGCGGTACGCCGGCGCAATACTTTGTGCACTATCTTCCGCCCCGCGCATTTCGTGACAATCAAACGGTGCACGTTCGTCTGGAGACCAGGGATCTGGCGTCACCAGCCAATATTCTCTCGCCCCCGGAAGAATACACCTTCACCACCGTACGCGATTCCCTGGCACCGCGGCTGATTGATCCGTTTCCCGCGCCCTCTGCCATCAATGTGCCGGCGAATATCGAAATCCGCGCCAGCCTGGAGGATGACTTGACCGGCGTGGCCCGCGAAACCATCGTCCTGGCGATCAATCAGCAGACGGTCGAGCCCATTCTGACCGAGATCGAGCGGGGTTTTCAGTTGCACTACCGTCCAGCAGCCGGGCCTGCACCGGGCGACACGGTGTTTGTGCATCTCCGTGCCCGTGATCGCGCCAGCACGCCCAACGAACTGTCACGCACTTATTACTTTGTCATGGCGCGTGACCGCGATCAGGAGCCACCTTATGCCACACGTCAAAGCCCGGCACCCGGCGCCACCAACGTACCGGTGACGGCCGGCATTTCCGTGCACATCATCGACAACGGCAGTGGCGTTGATCGCAACGCATTGCAGATGTCCATCAACGGCCAGGCGGTTTCGCCCGTGATAACCGGACACCCCGGTGACTATCTCCTGACCCATCAGCCGCCAACGCCGTGGCCTTACAACGCCAGGATCACAGTGGTGGTACAGTCACAGGATTTGGCGGTACCGCCCAACATCATGCCGCCCGACACTTTTGCATTCGAGGTCGTTCAGGATATTTCCCCGCCATTTGTTACAGACCTGACACCAGCCAACGGCGCCACAGAGGTGTCCGCAGCGACGAACATCTCGTTTCTGGTGCGCGATGAAGGCGCCGGAGTTGACCGCAGCTCGATTCAGCTTCGGGTGAATCATGTGAACGTGGTACCGCAAATCTCGGGAACGGCCGACGCATATGCAGTGCACTATCAACCGGTGCAAGAATTTCTGCCGGGCGAGAGGGTGGCGCTGGAGATTCAAGCACAAGATTTGTCCACTCCGCCCAATCGTGCGACAGTGTCTTCTTTCTTCACTGTCGGTCAATCCCTGCCGGACTTGATCGCGGTCGAGTTGGTGCCGGTCGGCGAGTTTTCTGCAGGCCGGCCCGGTCAGGCACGCGGCCGCGTCAGGCTGGAGGCCAGGGCGCCAGTAGCCGGTGTTCAGATTCACTTCCTTGCCGATGGCCGGGTTTGGCAGGATACCACCCTGGCCAGTGTGGTTCCCGGCCGGGATATTGATCTGCCGGTCTCGTTCATTTTTCAGGAGCGGGGCAGCCACACGCTCAGCCTGGTTTGTGATCCGGCGGGGGTGCTGCGGGAGGCGAGTGAAACCAACAATCAACAACACTTGCTCATTCAGGTTGCTGAGTTACAGGTGCTGTCGGGCAAACTGGTGGTTCGCCCCAATCCCTTCACACCCAATGGCGACGGCTTCAATGACGTGGTGGAATTCGACTTTTCCGGCTTGAATATTGTAAATCCCACCTTGCAGATCTTCGATGCCAATGGCATCCCCTTGCTCACCAACAATCGCCACAGCGGCAAACGCATGCAGTGGAACGGCCGTGACGAGCGTGGCCGCGAATTGTTACCCGGCGTTTATCTTTATTCCTTGCAGGAGAAAGGCAGGAATGTTGCCAGCGGTTACGTCGTGCTGGCGCGCTAA
- the rlmB gene encoding 23S rRNA (guanosine(2251)-2'-O)-methyltransferase RlmB, whose translation MSDLMIFGRNPLAEALAAQIPVRKIVLAQGIGSAEIEALLQQARARKIPVQLLPRPELDRLAKTNKHQGVVGWLAAVEYTSCETMLANVERRTPREKPALLLLDGVEDPRNLGAIIRVAEAAGMHGLVITKKRCADVTAVTIKTSAGAAFHLPIAQVANLASQIEALKKRGLWIVGLDERGEQTVFEMDANLPLAIVVGGEGRGLHRLVREKCDFVYCIPMRGRVASLNVATAAAVACYEIVRQRRSLNHSVNPPPNAPAGS comes from the coding sequence ATGTCTGATCTCATGATTTTTGGAAGAAACCCGCTGGCGGAGGCGCTGGCGGCGCAGATACCCGTGCGCAAAATTGTCCTGGCACAAGGCATCGGCAGCGCGGAGATCGAAGCCTTGTTGCAGCAGGCCCGCGCCCGCAAGATTCCCGTGCAATTGCTGCCACGGCCCGAGTTGGACCGCCTGGCCAAAACCAACAAGCATCAGGGGGTGGTGGGATGGTTGGCCGCCGTGGAATACACCTCGTGCGAGACCATGCTGGCCAATGTCGAGCGGCGCACACCGCGCGAAAAACCGGCGTTGCTCCTGCTGGACGGGGTGGAGGATCCGCGCAACCTGGGCGCCATCATTCGCGTGGCGGAGGCCGCGGGCATGCACGGTCTGGTGATCACCAAAAAACGTTGCGCGGATGTTACCGCGGTAACCATCAAAACCTCTGCCGGAGCGGCATTTCACCTGCCAATTGCGCAGGTCGCCAATCTCGCCAGCCAAATCGAGGCACTGAAAAAGCGGGGATTATGGATCGTGGGGCTGGATGAACGGGGCGAGCAAACGGTATTCGAGATGGATGCCAATCTGCCTCTGGCAATTGTAGTGGGCGGCGAAGGCAGGGGCTTGCACCGACTGGTTCGGGAAAAGTGTGATTTTGTCTATTGCATCCCGATGCGCGGCCGGGTGGCCTCGTTGAACGTGGCCACGGCGGCAGCGGTCGCCTGCTATGAAATCGTGCGGCAACGCCGCAGCCTCAATCATTCGGTGAACCCGCCTCCGAACGCGCCGGCCGGGTCATGA